ttaaatatctGATTTGATTCTAAAATACTCTACCAATGAACTAAACTGGTATTTACAGAGTGCTTGAGCAAAAGCAAATGGCATTCAAATTAGtggcattgatttttttttttctttcatgacATATATATGTGTTTCTTTTTTCATGCAATAATTATGTCCAATGTGACGAACCAACTTATATAAAATCTTTCATAAGTATTATTACTTGAACTATGTAGAATATTATTATCACACTGGCTTACATGCAAGAAGATACTTTGGATCATTtccaatattatattttttaaagtgATCATCACTTATTTATCTAATGAGCAAATGGTGTTAAAACCATTAGCGTCTAGAGGATAAGTGCTAGATTCCTGCAAGCACTTTGATGGAATGCATAAATTGGCACATGTTTCATCGGCTCTTAGTTGGCATCTTCACATTTAGCCATGCGAGCAATTCTCGACGCACGtgcaaatttttttctcaaaaaaataataaaaattatttaaatttgtatatatatagatgataaaaattaaaaaaattatgagaaagaaatccaatcaaaaaaaaaagaagagtttaTTTCGGGACACCGTATTCTATTTGATGCAGAGGAGCGACCTCTCCTACGTGGGGTTCGGATAAAAACCCCCAACCCCTACGGTTGGGTGCAGGAATCAggagaaaagaacaaaaaaaaacatGAAAGCAACGAAATGCGCCATTCATCCATCCTTTTTCCTCACCCATTTATATTCCCCCCTCACCTCTCGTCATTTTCCCTGTATAATTCTCTCTACCCCTCTGGTGGTAACTACTTCCCCCCTTCTCTCTGTCCCCGTTCCCATTTTTGAACCCTAATTCCCCCTTTTCTCTCCCCTCCTCTCCTCATAAAAATATTACTTTCTCCCCCTTCTTTTCCTGTTCCTCCTTTTCGTGCTACAATTCCAACAACCAAATACCTCTCCTCATCATTCCTTTTTTTATACTCACACCCCCTATCGTCGTATATCTCTCTCCATCTATCAATCAACACCTCCGACCCCAAAGCCTCCATCCTTCTTTTATTCATAAATGAGATGAGAATATAGTTGTTTTTATggtttctttctccttctcttcttgTTGTCATCCTGGTAGGAAGAAGAAGCGGCCATCATGAGACCCGGTCCGGCGCCCTTGCGGCCGGTTCAGGCGGGCACGACGAACCGGCCTCGGCGGCGGCCCGACCTGACCCTCCCCCTCCCGCGGCGCGACCCCTCCCTTGCCGTCCCACTTCCCCTGCCgcctccttcctcctcctcctccgcatcCGCCACCCCGCCCACCGCCGCCCCCCAGCCCCCGGCACTCTCCGACCTCGAGCGCCTCCGCCGCGTCGGCAGCGGCACCGGCGGCATCGTCTGGATGGTCCGCCACCGCCCCACCGGCAGGATCTACGCCCTCAAGGTCATCTACGGCCACCACGAGGACGCCGTCCGCCGCCAGATCTGGCGCGAGATCGAGATCCTCCGCACCGCCGACAACCCTTACGTTGTCCGCTGCCACGGCATGTACGACGAGGCCGGCGAGATCCAGGTCCTTCTCGAGTACATGGACAGGGGCTCCCTCGACGGCCGCCGCATCTCCAACGAGCGCTTCCTCGCGGATGTCGCCCGGCAGGTGCTCACCGGATTGGCCTACCTCCACCGCCAGCACATCGTCCACCGTGACATCAAGCCCTCCAACCTCCTCATCAACGCCGCCCACCAGGTCAAGATCGCCGACTTCGGCGTCGGTCGGATCCTCGCCCAGACCATGGACCCCTGCAACTCCTCCGTCGGGACCATCGCCTACATGAGCCCCGAGCGCATCAACACCGACCTCAACGACGGCATCTACGACGGCTACGCCGGCGACATCTGGAGCTTCGGCCTCAGCATCCTCGAGTTCTACCTCGGCCGCTTCCCCTTCGGCGAGAACCTCGGCCGCCAGGGCAACTGGGCCTCCCTCATGTGCGCCATCTGCTACTCCAACCCCCCGGAGGCGCCGTCCACCGCCTCGCCGGAGTTCCGGAGCTTCATCGCCTGCTGCCTCCAGAAGGATCCCGCCAGGCGGCCCGGCGCCCTCCAGCTCCTCCAGCACCCCTTCATCACCCAGTCCCACCATCactcctcttcttcctcaaactccTCGTCTCACCCATGATAAagatctaccagcttttttaaaaaaaaaaaaaaaaagaagaattttggttccCAACTGAGTTCTATCgtctatcccaaaaaaaaaaaaagagagagagagattttgatggGTGGTGAGGCAAAAGTTGTGTTTTTCCCCTCTTTTTAATCGAAAGTTagcttttttatctattttttctttcgaTTCAAGTCAGAGAGAGTATCTGGCAGTTCCAATCTTTtacctcttttcctttttttttttcgttggatGGTGGTGGAGATGATGACTCTAATGGTGGTGGTGGTGTTAGAGTCGGAGATGGTCTGTGGCTTTTATTGTATTCTGTTCTCTGTGGAGGGATTACCATCAACTATGGTGATGGCAAACCAAAATGAAGTGGGAtcaatgcctttttttttttttggcttctgGATCTcccccctttctcttttttttcttttttttgtcttcGTATCTTCTTACCTTACTGTTCTCACGTGCTTGGCTTTGGCTCGGAGTTTCTCACTCCTCTCTTTTCATGGCTCTCCCTGGAATCCTGGATCGACTTTAGGCTTTGTTGTTGGGTATCTCTTAACCAGCTCTTCACGATAGGCATACGTGCGAGGTACACTGGGGGGAAGAAGAGGAGAGTGATCTACTGATTGAGAGAGGAGGAAAGGGACATGTGCATGGAAAATAGATATGTTTTATGTAAAAAGAACGAACCAgcatagagagagaaaagagacggCAGCCTCCATTAATGGATACATGTGATAGAAAGGAGATTGGTACCAGAGCTCATGCCTGCAAGCTTGCAGGAGACGGTGTGATTTGGCAAGAATGGTACAACAAATAAGATGGAGTTGCATGTTCTCAAATCTCACTGCATGGTCAGGTTTGTTGGACTGAAATCAGATTGGGTGCTAGCATattcataatcatatttattctacccaataaatataaatataagtatgaatattatttaaatataaaaaattatatttatatttattttaaatagatacggatataatttaaatattaaatataatatatatatatatatatatatatatatatatatatatatatatatatatatatatatatataattatagatataagttagataattaaattttataactacaaAATTGAAGataatattaaatagataataaattaaattaattatatatttatataattatatattttttaaaaaaattaaaaatactatgtaaaaatataaaattatataggattacatTCGGATATGGATTG
Above is a genomic segment from Elaeis guineensis isolate ETL-2024a chromosome 1, EG11, whole genome shotgun sequence containing:
- the LOC105039605 gene encoding mitogen-activated protein kinase kinase 5 produces the protein MRPGPAPLRPVQAGTTNRPRRRPDLTLPLPRRDPSLAVPLPLPPPSSSSSASATPPTAAPQPPALSDLERLRRVGSGTGGIVWMVRHRPTGRIYALKVIYGHHEDAVRRQIWREIEILRTADNPYVVRCHGMYDEAGEIQVLLEYMDRGSLDGRRISNERFLADVARQVLTGLAYLHRQHIVHRDIKPSNLLINAAHQVKIADFGVGRILAQTMDPCNSSVGTIAYMSPERINTDLNDGIYDGYAGDIWSFGLSILEFYLGRFPFGENLGRQGNWASLMCAICYSNPPEAPSTASPEFRSFIACCLQKDPARRPGALQLLQHPFITQSHHHSSSSSNSSSHP